Below is a genomic region from Actinoallomurus bryophytorum.
CTTCTTCGGCACGGCGGGCAGCTGGTACTTCCCGGCGTACCCGAGCGGTGAGCAGATCTTCAGCAGCACCGGCGGCACCAACCTCGGCAGCTACGTGGACCCGGCCGTCGACGACCTGATCAAGAAGTCGACCAGTTCGACCGACCCGGCCGCGCTGCAGGACTACGACGCGTACGTCACCAAGAGCCTGCCGGTCATCTGGATGCCGAACCCCGCCTACCAGGTGTCGGCGATCAAGAAGAACCTGCGTGGCGTGATCCAGGACCCGCTGGCGAACATCCAGCCGCAGCGCTGGTACCTGGCGAAGTAGTAACCGACGTGCCCGGGACGGCGACCTGCCGTCCCGGGCCTCCACCCCCCTGGTCGGAGGCATCCCGTTGACGCGCTTCCTGGCAAAGCGGATCGGGCAGGCGATCGTCGTCATCTTCTTCGTGACGGTGATCGTGTTCCTGCTGCTGCACTCCGTGCCGGGCGGGCCGGCCCATGGCATTCTCGGCCCGAAGGCCAGCCCGCAGGCGATCGCGGAGTTCAACCGCGAGCACGGCTTCGACAAGTCGCTGTTCCAGCAGTACTGGGCCTACCTCAGCGAGCTGTTCCACGGTGACCTGGGCGAGTCGTACACGCTCAACCAGTCGGTGGCCTCGCTGATCGGCCAGCGGATTCCCAAGACGCTGGTGCTGACGGGCCTGTCGACGCTGGTCGCCCTCCTGGTCGCCATCCCGCTGGGCGTGTGGCAGGCACGGCGCCGCAAGGGCCTGGCCGACTACGCCGTCACCACCTTGGTGTTCGTCGGGTACGCCACCCCGGTCTTCTTCCTCGCCCTCATCCTGGTGATCGTCTTCACCCAGAAGACGCAGCTCCTGCCTCCGCAGGCGCCGCAGACCCAGTCGATCGCCGGCCTGTTCGCCGACTCACGCGCGCTCATCCTGCCCGTGCTCGCCGGGGCGATCGCGACCGTGGCGGCCTTCAGCCGGTACATGCGCTCGGCCGTGCTGGACAACCTCGCCGAGGACTACGTACGCACCGCGCGCGCCAAGGGCGCCTCCGAGCGGCGCGTCGTCTGGCTGCACA
It encodes:
- a CDS encoding ABC transporter permease, giving the protein MTRFLAKRIGQAIVVIFFVTVIVFLLLHSVPGGPAHGILGPKASPQAIAEFNREHGFDKSLFQQYWAYLSELFHGDLGESYTLNQSVASLIGQRIPKTLVLTGLSTLVALLVAIPLGVWQARRRKGLADYAVTTLVFVGYATPVFFLALILVIVFTQKTQLLPPQAPQTQSIAGLFADSRALILPVLAGAIATVAAFSRYMRSAVLDNLAEDYVRTARAKGASERRVVWLHIMRNSLTPIIAMLGYYLPVLFSGALVIESVFNYPGMGLLFWNAAQTSDYPILLGAVLVIALATVIGSLLADVLQALVDPRVRGAIR